In one window of Cellulophaga sp. HaHa_2_95 DNA:
- a CDS encoding thioredoxin family protein, with protein sequence MKKSNLFLLAVLLVVSLMTSMNVTAQDRKGPPENGERKGPPGGGHNPEQTETLNEMKGYKIGDKATDFELKNVDGTLFSLSDIKNAKGYIVVFTCNECPFAKMYEDRLISLHKEYAPKGYSVVAINPNVSATNARESFEAMQKRAEEKNFPFVYLADTDQKIVPQYGALRTPHVFLLDAQLKVQYIGTIDDNAKNAKDVKVTYVENAIRALEHGERPNPNFTKSIGCPVKFSK encoded by the coding sequence ATGAAAAAAAGTAATCTATTTTTATTGGCTGTACTGCTAGTTGTTAGCCTAATGACAAGTATGAATGTTACAGCACAAGACAGAAAAGGTCCGCCAGAAAATGGGGAACGCAAAGGCCCTCCTGGTGGAGGTCACAATCCTGAACAAACAGAAACTTTAAATGAAATGAAAGGATACAAAATTGGTGACAAAGCCACTGACTTTGAACTTAAAAATGTGGATGGCACCCTATTTTCTCTTTCTGATATTAAAAATGCAAAAGGATATATTGTTGTTTTTACTTGTAACGAATGTCCGTTTGCCAAAATGTATGAAGATCGTTTAATTTCATTACATAAAGAGTATGCCCCTAAAGGATATTCTGTGGTTGCCATCAATCCAAATGTTAGCGCTACAAATGCCCGAGAAAGCTTTGAGGCCATGCAAAAAAGGGCTGAAGAAAAAAACTTCCCATTTGTTTATTTAGCAGATACGGATCAAAAAATAGTTCCTCAGTACGGAGCCTTAAGAACTCCTCATGTGTTTTTACTAGATGCCCAACTAAAAGTACAATACATAGGTACCATAGATGATAATGCTAAAAACGCTAAAGATGTAAAGGTAACTTATGTAGAAAATGCTATTCGGGCCTTAGAGCACGGAGAAAGACCAAATCCTAATTTCACAAAATCTATTGGGTGTCCCGTAAAATTTAGTAAATAA